The genomic segment TGACGACTTTTCCGGTTTGCCCGACCTGCATGTCGGCCGTGGCGTATTCGGCGTCGACCGCCGCTCGCGAAGCGCCGATCCCGGCCTTGAGCACCGCGGCCAAGTCTTCCAGGATGGCGAAATTCTCCTTGTTCTTCATGGCCCGGCCTCCCGAAACGATGATATCGGCCTCGGTCAGGTCGATTTTTTTGGCGGCGCTTTTCATTACCTGCACGATGCGCGTTTTCAACGGGGCGGCGTTGAACGGAAACGTCTTGACTTCGGGCTGGCCGTCGGCCGGGCCCTCTTCCACCGCGATGACGTTGGGCCTGACCGTGAACAAGGCCCTCCCGTCGTTCACCTGGTATTCGGCCAGCAGCTTGCCGGAATAAACCGGTTTGACGCATTTACGCGCGGCCAGATCAACGGCCAGGCAGTCGTTTACCAGGCTGGCCTTGGCCTTGGCGGCCAGGCGCGGGAACAGGTCCTTGCCCTGGGCTGAAAAAATGCCGCAAAAAACGTCGAGTTTGAACTCGGCGATGATGTCGGCCAGGGTCTGGGCGTAGCGGTCCGGCTGATAGGCCAGATCGGCGCCATTGACCTGGATAACGGTCTGAATGCCGCGCAGTTTCGGCAGGTAGGGTTGGACGTCGGAGCAAAAGACGACGGCATGGACGTTCTGGCCGCATTTCCTGGCCAGGCTGAGCAGCTCGCGGTTGGATTTCTTGAAAACGCCTTCCTTCAGTTCGATGTACAGTCCGATGTTGGCCATGTTCGCCTCCTAGAGTACCTTGGCTTCGTCGCGCAGAAGCCGTACCAGTTCCTTGACCGCGTCGGCCGGTTCGCCGGGGATGACACGACCCTGGGGCTTTTCGGCCGGGGCCGAGAGCTTGACCAGCTGGACCTTGTTCTGGCTTTCGCTGACGCCGATATCGTTCAAACTGACCTTTTTGATTTCGATTTTCTTAGCTTTCATAATGCCCATCATCGACGCGTAGCGCGGGGTGTTCAGGCCCTTGGCGGCCGCCACCAGGCAGGGTATGGACATCTCGATCATCTCCTTCGCCCCTTCGTCGATTTCGCGCTGGACCTTCGCCGTCTGGCCTTCGACGGCGAATGCCGTGACATTGGTGGCCGCCGGGATGCCCAGGTTCTCGGCCAGCAGGAGGTGCAGCTGGTAGGAGTCGTTGTCGATGGCCTGTTTGCCGGTAAAGATGATGCCGAAGGCGCTGTCGGCCTTGATGACCTCGGCCAGGGCCCGGGCCGTGGCCTGGTCGTCCAGGTAGACGTTGCTCTCGATCTGAACGGCCTTGTCAACGCCCATGGCCAGTGCCGAACGTAGGGCATTGTGCACCCGCTCGGGGCCCAGGCAAACGGCGGTCACCGTGGAACCGGGGGTCTTTTCCTTGAGCTTCAGCGCCTCCTCGATGGCGTATTCATCGTAGGGGCTGACTATCCATTTGATATTGGCTTCCTGGATGGATTTACCGTCCTTGACCAGAATGCTGGCTTCCGTATCGGGAACTTGCTTGAGGCAAACGTATATGTTCATTGCGACCTCCTGTGTGTGAAAAAAGGCTTTATTTACTGGATTGCTGCCGGAGAAAGACTATTTATAGCGTAAAAACGGGCAAAAGTCAATCGCTACAGGTGGATGAACACCCCGCCGCTGACCCGGGTGCGGTCGAAATCGGAGGCATGGATGAAGCGCAGGTCGAAGCGCAGGGAGAAGAGGGAGGTGAAAAAGTAGTGGAAACCGCCCCCGATCATGGCATAGAAACTGTAATCGCTGAAGTGGAAGTTGAGCTTGACGAATTCGCTTCCGACCCCCAGGAAGGCGTAGGGCGCGAAATTGCCGAACTTGGGCCGGAACTTGACCGCCGCGCTCAGGCTGTTCAGCCCCGATTCCTTGATGCGGTAGCCCTCGAATTCGAACTTGACCATGGGCACGATGGTCCCGGATCCGGCCGAGAGGCCGTAGAAGAAACTGGCCGGCTGGCTGATGGACCCGGCGATGAATCCGGCGTCGAATGCCAGCGCGGGCAGGGCCAGAAGCAGGTAGGCGGTCACGAGCAGGGTTTTTTTAATCACTGTTTTTACTCGCCTTTTGCAAGAGCAGCCTCCCGTAATAGTCGATTTCGGTCGCCTGCCAATCCTTGCGGATGTACAGGGAATAATCTTTCTGGAACAACGGGAATATGAATCCGTCATTGATGATGGCTTCGCTGATGCGGGCGACCTGCTCCATCAGCAAATCCTGCGAATTGCTGTACTTGACCTCGTCCAGCTCGCCGAGCATGCGCAAATACTTGGCGTTGAACTGATTGAAGCTCGATTCCTTGAGGATGCGGCTGAGCTTTTCTTCAATAGGAATCTTGCTCTGGAAGATCTTGTCGATCAGGATGTACTTGATGGCCGAGGAATTCAGGAAATTCATCATCTGGCTGTCGTCGATGAAAACCGTTTCGATTTTCAGGTTGCTGTCCTTCAGGAATGCCGTCATGTCCTTTTCCAGGTAGGAGAGCGAAGCCAGGATGTACAGCTTGATGTCCGAGGCTTTGAGGATCGACGCCGTCTTTTGCGTCGAAATGGTCTTGATCTGGATGGAAACCGGCGATTCCTCGTCGCTGGTCAGCGAGCGCAGCTCCCGGTACTTGGAACCGGAAGCCTCGTTGAATTTTTTCAGGAGCGAGTACAGGGCGAGTTTGGTGTTCTGGCCAACATCGCCCTGCAGGAAGCAAAGATAGATGTTCTGGGAGATCCCCGAATCGAACTCGCGGTAGTTCTCCTTGATCGACTTCGGATTGGAAAGAAACACGTCGGGGAGCGCGTCGTCGCCGAACATGACCCTGACCGAGTCCAGGAATGTCCTGCCGCCGGCGTAAAACGGGTTGGCTTTCAGGATCAGGGTGCTGCCTTTTTGCCATTCGTCGGGATAGAAAGGGCCGGAAAACGACTGCTCGCTCTCGGCCAGCACCACCAGATCGGGAACGGTCAGCATGGCCAGGATATCGGGGCAGTCATTGCGCAGCTCGATCACGGTTTGGTCGCCTTCCACGCGGATGTTCTTGATGATCCGGTTCAGTTTGCTGGCCGCGAAAAGGTTGGCCCCCAGGAACATTTTCAGGGACATCTGGATGTTCCTGGCGGTCAGCGGCTTGCCGTTGGAAAAACTGAGATTGTCCTTGACGGTCAGGGTCAGGACGCGGCTGCCGGTGTCGTAGCGGTAATCCTCGAACAGATGGGTCGTGATCGCGCCATCCTTCTGCAGGTAAAAGAAATTTTCATAGATCAGGGAATAGAGGATCAGGTTGGAATAATTGGCAGTGTTCAGGGTGAACGAGGTGGGCTCGTTGAGCTTGATGCTGATCTCGCCTCCGTAGTAGGGCTTGATGGCGAAGACCAGGCACAATGCCAGCAACTGGGTTAGAACCTTAAAATAAATTATCTGCATTTTTTTTGGAGATAATTTATTTTTATAGGTTCTTATCCGGCAAAGCTGGATCAGCAGTTTTCCGCTAGTCATTGCGCTTTCCCCAGAATTGCAAGACCGACCTGCCGTACTCGCCATCGTCCTGGGACAACCGACTGCACACCCAGAAGCCCTTGACCGCCCCCCAAACGCCGGCGCTGATGAACTGGATTTCGCCACCGATTTTTGCAATATACACCGGCCGTTGCCCGCCGGTCTTGATATCGTAGAAAAATATCTGGTCCGTCTGTCGCGAATAGTCGCTGACGGCCAGCCATTGGTCATCGTTGGCGGCCAGGCTGGCCCCGCGGCGATCGGCCTCGGGGGTCGTTTCGGCAAGGTCGCCGGTGAGCAGGTGGTAGCGGTAATCGCGATCGATCAGGTGAATGCCCTGCAGCTGTCCGTCCCGGGTTGAAAAATCGATGGCATAGGCCGGGAAGGCTTTTTTCTCGACGATTCCCGAAACGAGCGCGGGATCGCTGAAGGGCATGAAACAAATTTTGTCTCTGAAATAGTTTTTCCCCTCGTCGTAGCGGGCCCCCACCAGGTACGGATTGCCGTTGAAAACGAGCTGCTTGAAAGGTACGAAGCCGATCTTGGCGATTTCCTGCCACTGGTTGTCGCGGCTGGCCAGAACCTGGGCATAGGAGGAGAAATTGGCGCCAACGGTCAGGATCAAGCTCCCCTTGGCCGTGAAGGCAAGGAGTTTGCCCTGGGTGCTCAGCACCGGGTAGAACGGCCGGGTCAAGGTGAGCTTGCAGGTGGATTGTTTCTCCAGCCGCTCTCCCCTGGCCCGGTAGATGACGATTTCGTCCGGGTAGTACAAATAATATTCCGCTTGCCCGTCGGCGCCGCTGACGCTTTGGATATCCATCAGGTTTTTCCTGGTTTCAAACTCGGTCAGCTTTGAAAAGCCCAGTTCGGCGAACGCGAAACTCCTGACGTCTAGCAAGTCCATTTCACCCCGGCTCAGGTTTTTCTCCATGTACTTCAACGAGACGAGCTTGTCCTGCCAACGGGAGAACATGGCCAGGCCGAGACCGGTCTTGCTTTTATTCTGGATGAACCTCAGGTAGAGCAGGTAGTCGAGCTCCTGCACCTGGCTCAGGTTGAATTCGCCGCGGCCGTTGGCGAAATTGACCAGCAGGTCGGACATTTTGATGTTCGGGTCTCCCTCCAGGCGCGCCGTCAGCATCTGGTAAATCTTTTGCATGGCCAGGTCGCTCAACTCGGAATCATTCTCGAATTGCACGATGGCCACCCGCGCGTCGGCCTTGTTCTTGAAAAAAGCGCGCACATGGTCGGCAGCTTCCTGCACCAGCGCTTCGGCGTTTGCCTGGGGGAAAATGAAGCCGGCAGACAAAAAAAGAAACAACAACAGCGTACCTTTTTTCATGCCGTTTTCGCTTACTTTTTTTTTATGGTGAGTTTCAAATGGATGTTCACCTGGACGTCTCCGGTGCCTTTGCCGACATCGAGCGTCACCGGCAGGTCGATATGGCGGATGGTCGACTTGGCCTTGGCCTTCGCCAAGCGCTCGCCGGTGTCTTCGTCGTCGGTGATGAGGGCGGAGATATTGACGGCGTCGGTGTCCTTGCGTTCCTCTTCGGCAAAGTCGTGTTCCGGGATATCGATGTCGGATTTTTCGTTCTTGATTTCCTGGGCTTCTTCCAGGTTGAATATGTCATCAACGGCTTCGGGCTGGAGGGAGTCCTCGGCATCGACCATGGGCGAGGACAACTCGAAAATTTCCTCCTTGTCGGTGTCGCCGGCCTTTACCTCCTCGTCCGCATCGGTGAGAACCACCTTGTTTTCTCCCGGCTGGGGGGTGGAGGAGGTGATCTCCTCCCGGGAAAACATGATCGTCTTGTCCTTTTGAAAGATAGACAGCTGGTTCTTCAGGTGGATGATGACCAGCTTGATGATGGCGTACAAGCCTTCCAGGACGTTTTCGCCGCTGGTGGCTACGGTGGGGAAAAAAGATTTGTTGTCCGGGTTCAAATCCTTGTTCAGGGAATTGATCGGCAGGATCTCCTTCAAATCTCTTTTGTTGAAGTGAAAGATCAGCGGTATCTTGTCATATTGCAGGTTGTTCAGCTTGAGATTCTTTTTCAAATTGGTCAGGCTTTCGATATTCTGCTCGCGCACCACCACCTGGGAATCGGCGATGAAAACCACGCCGTCGGCTCCCTGCAGCACGAGCTTGCGGGTCGTGTCATAGGCGACCTGGCCCGGGACGGTGTACAGCTGGATTTTGATGGAATAATTCCCCAGTTTGCCGATCTCCAGGGGGAGAAAATCGAAGAACAGGGTGCGGTCGCCGTCCGTGTCCAGGGTGATCAGCTTGCCTTTGTTTTCGATCTCATCGCAATTGAAGATGTAACGCAGGCAGGTGGTTTTACCGCTTAACGCCGGTCCGTAGTAGACGATCTTGGCGGTGATTTCCTTGTTGTTGTAATTAACAAAGGCCATTAGAACGGATCCTCATCCTCGAAGCTGCGGTCGTCTCCTTCCGGAGCGGCCGCGAAGGGGGGCAGGCCACCGTCGGTGCTGTCGGGGAAGGAGTTTCTGCCGGCATTTCCCGATGGATACGGCGCCCCGGCACCCCCGGCGCCCTGGTCTTTGCGCCGATCCAGGATGGTTATATTGTCGGCTTGGATCTCGGTGGTCGATCGGTCTTGACCGTTCTTATCCTGCCATTTGCGCGTGCGGATGCTGCCTTCGACCAGCACCAGATCGCCTTTACCCAAGCTTTTTTCAACTTTTTGGGCTAGAGCTCTCCAGGCGACGATGTTGTGCCACTCCGTCGGCAGGTCCTTCCAGGCGTTGCTGTTCTTGTCAAAATATCCTTCGTTGGTGGCCAGGGAGAACTTGGCCAACTGCTGACCGCTTTTAGGCATAACCGTGACCTCTGGGTCCTTCCCTGCCCGGCCGACCAGGATGACGCGATTCAAGCTGCGAACTTGGCTCATGTTATTCGCTGAACTCCTTGATTTTTTGCTGGGCCAAAGACGATTCCTCGGACAACGGGAAGCGCGAGATCAGGTCCTTGAGAATGGCGATGCCTTCGCTTTGCCGGCCCATTTCCAGCAGCGCGTAGCCCTTTTTCAGGATAGCGGCCGGCGCCTTGTCGCCGTCCCGGTACTTGTTGAGCAGTTCGTTGAAGGTGTTGATGGCGTCCTGGTATTTCTTCTTGGCATAGTAGCATTCGCCGATCCAGTACAGGGAATTGTCGGCCAGGCCGCTTTCGGGGAAATTGCGGATGAACTGCCTGAAACCCTCGATGGCCAGGTCGAAGTTCTCTTTGATGTAGTCGGAATAGGCGGCGTAATAGATGCTTGAAGGGTCCTGGCTGATGGACGGCTCGGCGGTCCTGATGCCGCCGCCGGCGACATTGTCGGGGGCGCCCGCCGTGACGCCTCCGGGCCCGGCGGGGATGTTCATGATCCTGTCGTTTATCTTGCTCAATGAGTTCTTTATGTCGTTCAATTCTTCCTTGAAAAACTGCATGCTGAGCATCAGGTCTTCCCGGTTCTGGGCCATGTCGGCCTGACTGCGCGACATGGCGCCGATGCGCTCGTCACTGATGTTCGATTTCTTGGCCAAGCCGGCCAGCTCGGCGGCCATGGCGTCGACTTTCGCATCCAGGGCGGCGATGGTATCGGCCAACTTCTGGATTTCGTCCAGGATCATCTTGGTGTCTTTTTTCACCGCCGCCAGGGGCAGGGAACTGAGCAGCAGGACGATCAGTGCCGCCAGGGGGACCTTTGGCTTCATGCGGGTTATTTCTTGGTGATGACGAATTCAGCGCGGCGGTTCTGGAAATAGGTCGCCTCGTCCACGCCCTGAACCAGGGGCTTGCTTTTGCCGTAGGAGACGATCTTGATGTTGGCGGCGTTGACGCCCAGCGAAGCCAGGTAATTCTTGGCCGCTTCGGCTCTTTTTTCGCCGAGGGCGATGTTGTACTCGATGGTCCCGCGTTCGTCGCAATGGCCTTCGACCAGGACATTCACGCTGGCAAACTTGAGCATCCAGTTGGCATTGTCCTGCAGGATGGGCTTCATGTCATCCCTGATCTGGTATTTGTCAAAATCAAAGTTGATTTTTTTCAAAATCTGGTCCTTGTTC from the Candidatus Aminicenantes bacterium genome contains:
- a CDS encoding electron transfer flavoprotein subunit alpha/FixB family protein → MANIGLYIELKEGVFKKSNRELLSLARKCGQNVHAVVFCSDVQPYLPKLRGIQTVIQVNGADLAYQPDRYAQTLADIIAEFKLDVFCGIFSAQGKDLFPRLAAKAKASLVNDCLAVDLAARKCVKPVYSGKLLAEYQVNDGRALFTVRPNVIAVEEGPADGQPEVKTFPFNAAPLKTRIVQVMKSAAKKIDLTEADIIVSGGRAMKNKENFAILEDLAAVLKAGIGASRAAVDAEYATADMQVGQTGKVVNPKLYVACGISGAIQHFVGMKTSKVIVAINKDPEAPIFKKADYGIVGDLFVIAPLLKEELKKNL
- a CDS encoding electron transfer flavoprotein subunit beta/FixA family protein, which codes for MNIYVCLKQVPDTEASILVKDGKSIQEANIKWIVSPYDEYAIEEALKLKEKTPGSTVTAVCLGPERVHNALRSALAMGVDKAVQIESNVYLDDQATARALAEVIKADSAFGIIFTGKQAIDNDSYQLHLLLAENLGIPAATNVTAFAVEGQTAKVQREIDEGAKEMIEMSIPCLVAAAKGLNTPRYASMMGIMKAKKIEIKKVSLNDIGVSESQNKVQLVKLSAPAEKPQGRVIPGEPADAVKELVRLLRDEAKVL
- a CDS encoding ABC transporter substrate-binding protein, which translates into the protein MQIIYFKVLTQLLALCLVFAIKPYYGGEISIKLNEPTSFTLNTANYSNLILYSLIYENFFYLQKDGAITTHLFEDYRYDTGSRVLTLTVKDNLSFSNGKPLTARNIQMSLKMFLGANLFAASKLNRIIKNIRVEGDQTVIELRNDCPDILAMLTVPDLVVLAESEQSFSGPFYPDEWQKGSTLILKANPFYAGGRTFLDSVRVMFGDDALPDVFLSNPKSIKENYREFDSGISQNIYLCFLQGDVGQNTKLALYSLLKKFNEASGSKYRELRSLTSDEESPVSIQIKTISTQKTASILKASDIKLYILASLSYLEKDMTAFLKDSNLKIETVFIDDSQMMNFLNSSAIKYILIDKIFQSKIPIEEKLSRILKESSFNQFNAKYLRMLGELDEVKYSNSQDLLMEQVARISEAIINDGFIFPLFQKDYSLYIRKDWQATEIDYYGRLLLQKASKNSD
- the ssb gene encoding single-stranded DNA-binding protein; its protein translation is MSQVRSLNRVILVGRAGKDPEVTVMPKSGQQLAKFSLATNEGYFDKNSNAWKDLPTEWHNIVAWRALAQKVEKSLGKGDLVLVEGSIRTRKWQDKNGQDRSTTEIQADNITILDRRKDQGAGGAGAPYPSGNAGRNSFPDSTDGGLPPFAAAPEGDDRSFEDEDPF
- the ybgF gene encoding tol-pal system protein YbgF, producing the protein MKPKVPLAALIVLLLSSLPLAAVKKDTKMILDEIQKLADTIAALDAKVDAMAAELAGLAKKSNISDERIGAMSRSQADMAQNREDLMLSMQFFKEELNDIKNSLSKINDRIMNIPAGPGGVTAGAPDNVAGGGIRTAEPSISQDPSSIYYAAYSDYIKENFDLAIEGFRQFIRNFPESGLADNSLYWIGECYYAKKKYQDAINTFNELLNKYRDGDKAPAAILKKGYALLEMGRQSEGIAILKDLISRFPLSEESSLAQQKIKEFSE
- the pal gene encoding peptidoglycan-associated lipoprotein Pal; translation: MKKLGVLFVVLSLVVLFNACGKKAAKVAPVQPVVEKVEEPVTQVEKPVLSDEELFQQKTIEDLNKDQILKKINFDFDKYQIRDDMKPILQDNANWMLKFASVNVLVEGHCDERGTIEYNIALGEKRAEAAKNYLASLGVNAANIKIVSYGKSKPLVQGVDEATYFQNRRAEFVITKK